Proteins from one Mycobacterium adipatum genomic window:
- a CDS encoding YciI family protein, whose product MFVVLLRFADNKSAAADHMAAHRDWVQQGVDDGVLVLVGGIHPGVGGALIATGISREEIAQRVADDPFVVHEVVGAEIAEIEPNITDPRLTFLAG is encoded by the coding sequence ATGTTCGTCGTTCTTCTCCGCTTCGCCGACAACAAATCTGCTGCCGCCGACCATATGGCCGCTCATCGCGACTGGGTGCAGCAGGGTGTCGATGATGGTGTACTCGTGCTGGTCGGCGGCATCCACCCCGGCGTGGGCGGCGCACTGATCGCCACGGGCATCTCACGCGAGGAGATCGCGCAGCGCGTCGCCGACGACCCGTTTGTGGTGCACGAAGTCGTCGGCGCCGAAATCGCGGAGATCGAACCGAATATCACCGATCCGCGGCTGACGTTCCTGGCCGGCTGA
- a CDS encoding TetR/AcrR family transcriptional regulator — protein MGLAGPATVDECRAPGGRSRGCRTMTTTPTRDRIVETADRLFYENGFERTSFAMIAAAVGISRGNFYHHFRTKDEILTAVIESRLGATRAMLDEWEAMSADPAERVRQYVEIVIRNEDAIQLHGCPVGTLTGELSKLDHPARRQALEVFEMFRDWLVIQFGLLGRARDAEDLALHVLMFSQGTATVANAFRDPAWTRREVDRFQRWLRDELATS, from the coding sequence GTGGGCCTGGCCGGGCCGGCCACTGTGGATGAATGCCGCGCACCCGGCGGCCGAAGCCGCGGGTGCCGAACCATGACCACGACGCCGACCCGGGACCGGATCGTCGAAACCGCCGATCGACTGTTCTACGAGAACGGCTTCGAGCGCACCTCGTTCGCCATGATCGCTGCCGCCGTGGGGATTTCGCGGGGAAATTTCTACCACCACTTCAGGACCAAGGACGAGATCCTCACGGCGGTGATCGAGTCCCGCCTGGGGGCGACCCGCGCCATGCTCGACGAATGGGAGGCGATGTCGGCCGACCCCGCCGAGCGCGTGCGGCAGTACGTGGAGATCGTGATCCGCAACGAAGACGCCATTCAATTGCACGGATGTCCGGTCGGGACCCTCACCGGCGAACTGAGCAAGCTCGACCACCCGGCCCGCCGGCAGGCATTGGAAGTGTTCGAGATGTTCCGCGACTGGCTGGTGATCCAATTCGGCCTGCTCGGCCGCGCGCGCGACGCCGAGGATCTGGCGCTGCACGTGCTGATGTTCAGCCAAGGAACGGCGACCGTCGCCAATGCGTTTCGCGATCCCGCCTGGACCCGCCGCGAGGTCGACCGGTTCCAGCGGTGGCTGCGCGACGAACTCGCCACCTCGTGA